In the Malus domestica chromosome 16, GDT2T_hap1 genome, one interval contains:
- the LOC103403835 gene encoding uncharacterized protein At5g19025-like, protein MRHLLLATTTTIMPSSSFSAAATSSSSSYPTPKPKSSNPNCTLLCKHSPSPTLDLLILILVLFSGTFLITSYFSYIFNSLSLLLSHSTLPLHLHHIPVPYVVGFVAFFAATLFVVEFCCGIRSRKCDRPGCKGLKKAMEFDLQLQSEECVKSGSKDIDRLPWKGGSEGNPDYECLRTELRRMAPTNGRAVLLFRARCGCPVAKLEGWGPKRGRRHKKALASMALNGGDHR, encoded by the exons ATGCGCCATTTGCTActcgccaccaccaccaccatcatgccctcctcctccttctctgcCGCTGCCacgtcatcctcctcctcctatcCAACCCCCAAACCCAAATCCTCAAACCCTAATTGCACCCTCCTCTGCAAGCACTCGCCGTCGCCCACCCTCGacctcctcatcctcatcctcgTCCTCTTCTCCGGGACCTTCCTCATCACCTCTTACTTTTCCTACATCTTCAACTCCCTCTCGCTCCTCCTCTCTCACTCCACCCTCCCCCTCCACCTCCATCACATTCCCGTCCCCTACGTCGTCGGCTTCGTCGCCTTCTTCGCCGCCACGCTGTTCGTAGTCGAGTTCTGCTGCGGCATTCGATCCAGGAAGTGCGATAGGCCCGGATGTAAGGGCTTGAAGAAGGCCATGGAATTCGATTTGCAATTGCAATCGGAGGAGTGTGTCAAGTCCGGGTCTAAAGATATCGATAGGCTGCCGTGGAAGGGCGGCAGCGAGGGCAATCCTGATTACGAGTGCCTCAGGACTGAGCTGAGGCGGATGGCGCCGACGAATGGCCGTGCCGTGCTGCTGTTTCGGGCGCGATGCGGATGCCCGGTGGCCAAGCTCGAAGGCTGGGGTCCCAAGAGAGGACGCCGGCATAAAAA GGCTCTGGCCAGTATGGCTCTTAATGGAGGAGATCATCGCTGA
- the LOC103403836 gene encoding uncharacterized protein — translation MSWCLSCCTASTCGLCGSVASGISNRSARLAYCGLFGLSLIVSWILREVAAPLLKKIPWISSSETHTKVWYQTQAVLRVSMGNFLFFTAFALIMIGVKDQNDRRDSWHHGGWIAKMVIWLLLVILMFFMPDIVITIYGFLSKFGAGLFLLVQVIILLDFTHSWNDAWVEKDEQKWYIALLVVSIVCYLAAFALSGVLFIWFNPSGEDCGLNIFFIVMTMILAFGFAVIALHPKVNGSLLPASVISVYSAYVCFTALSSEPRDYACNGLHHSKAVSVSTLLLGMATTVLSVLYSALRAGSSTTFLSPPTSPRGAEKTPLLDGKKLEEGKEKEDKEAKPVSYSYTFFHLIFALASMYSAMLLSGWTDSSESSDLIDVGWTSVWVRICTEWVTAALYVWSLLAPLLFPDREF, via the exons ATGTCGTGGTGCTTGTCCTGCTGCACCGCTTCCACCTGCGGCCTCTGCGGCTCCGTCGCCTCTGGGATTTCCAACAGGTCCGCCAGGCTTGCTTACTGCGGTCTCTTCGGGCTCTCCCTCATAGTTTCTTGGATTCTCAGAGAAGTTGCAGCTCCTCTCTTGAAGAAAATCCCAT GGATAAGCTCTTCTGAGACACACACCAAGGTGTGGTATCAAACACAAGCGGTTCTTCGTGTGAGCATGGGGAATTTCTTGTTTTTCACAGCATTTGCGCTTATAATGATTGGAGTTAAAGATCAAAATGACAGACGAGATTCCTGGCATCATGGTGGATGGATTGCCAAGATGGTGATCTGGCTTTTGCTTGTCATTCTCATGTTTTTCATGCCAGACATTGTCATTACAATCTATG GTTTCTTATCAAAATTTGGGGCAGGCTTATTTTTACTGGTTCAAGTGATTATCTTATTAGACTTTACTCACTCGTGGAATGATGCATGGGTGGAGAAAGATGAGCAAAAATG GTATATTGCTTTGCTTGTTGTATCAATTGTATGCTACCTTGCAGCATTTGCGCTCTCGGGCGTTCTGTTCATTTGGTTCAACCCCTCCGGCGAAGACTGTGGCCTTAATATCTTCTTTATTGTCATGACAATGATTCTCGCATTTGGATTTGCAGTTATTGCATTACACCCGAAG GTGAATGGCAGCCTCCTCCCTGCTTCAGTGATATCTGTTTATAGTGCTTATGTGTGCTTCACGGCTCTTTCCAGTGAACCTCGTGACTATGCTTGCAATGGTCTTCACCATTCCAAAGCAGTCTCTGTGAGTACCCTTCTTCTTGGGATGGCGACGACTGTTCTTTCAGTTTTGTATTCTGCCCTTCGTGCTGGATCATCAACAACTTTTTTATCACCACCAACTTCACCCAGGGGAG CTGAAAAGACACCTCTTCTTGACGGCAAAAAGTTGGAAGAAGGGAAAGAGAAGGAGGACAAAGAAGCAAAACCCGTCAGTTATTCCTATACGTTTTTCCATCTGATATTTGCCTTGGCTAGCATGTATTCAGCCATGCTGCTTTCGGGTTGGACCGACTCATCAGAGAGCTCAGATCTCATTGACGTTGGCTGGACATCGGTTTGGGTCCGAATCTGCACAGAATGGGTTACTGCTGCACTATACGTTTGGTCCCTCCTCGCTCCTTTACTTTTCCCTGATCGCGAGTTCTAG